Proteins encoded by one window of Salmonirosea aquatica:
- a CDS encoding MFS transporter, whose amino-acid sequence MNPTIQPARSTASHLFSIPVIVAALGYFVDIYDLLLFGIVRIPSLVSLGLSEEAVSSVGASILNWQMTGLLLGGILWGILGDKKGRLSVLFGSIVTYSIANIACGFVQDADMYKILRFVAGVGLAGELGAGITLVSEILPKELRAIGTSLVAGIGLLGAVVGYFTVEFFDWRNAYFIGGGLGIALLLLRIGVFESGIFQQVREQKHVQKGNFFALFTNKDRLIRYLKCIGMGLPTWFVIGILATFSNEFGKALGIDEAIRPGLAIMWCYVGLSVGDLSSGLISHALKSRKKAVFIFMLFTAIVSTVYLYAGINTAGQLYFLAALLGLGIGYWAMFVTIGAEQFGTNLRATAATTVPNMVRGTVVLMTTLYGSFKTSFAVTDAGALVGLICFIIGFYSILTIPETHGRDMDFLEE is encoded by the coding sequence ATGAACCCAACGATTCAACCTGCCCGCTCTACTGCCTCCCATCTTTTTAGTATTCCCGTGATCGTAGCCGCCCTGGGCTACTTCGTTGATATTTATGACTTATTGCTTTTCGGAATTGTCCGCATCCCCAGCCTGGTTTCGCTGGGACTATCCGAAGAGGCCGTTTCGTCGGTAGGGGCCAGCATCCTCAACTGGCAGATGACCGGCCTGCTCCTGGGAGGTATTCTGTGGGGTATCCTGGGCGACAAAAAAGGGCGGCTCTCCGTACTTTTCGGCTCCATTGTCACCTACTCCATTGCCAACATTGCCTGCGGATTCGTGCAGGATGCCGATATGTATAAAATCCTGCGGTTTGTCGCCGGGGTGGGTCTGGCCGGAGAGTTGGGCGCGGGCATTACGCTGGTTTCCGAAATCCTGCCCAAAGAACTCCGGGCCATCGGCACCTCGCTGGTGGCAGGTATCGGTTTGCTGGGCGCGGTGGTGGGTTACTTCACCGTCGAGTTTTTCGATTGGCGCAATGCCTACTTCATTGGCGGGGGCCTGGGCATTGCCTTGCTCCTGCTCCGGATCGGGGTGTTCGAGTCGGGCATTTTTCAGCAGGTACGGGAACAGAAACACGTGCAGAAGGGAAATTTCTTTGCACTTTTTACCAATAAAGACCGCCTGATCCGCTATCTCAAATGCATCGGCATGGGACTACCTACCTGGTTTGTGATCGGGATTCTGGCCACGTTCAGCAACGAGTTCGGAAAAGCCCTGGGCATTGACGAAGCCATCCGGCCGGGGCTGGCCATCATGTGGTGTTACGTAGGTCTTTCGGTGGGCGACTTATCGAGCGGCCTCATCAGCCACGCGCTCAAATCACGTAAGAAAGCCGTCTTTATTTTTATGCTGTTTACGGCAATAGTCAGCACTGTATACCTCTATGCAGGCATCAATACCGCCGGACAACTGTACTTCCTGGCGGCTTTGCTGGGATTGGGCATCGGCTACTGGGCCATGTTTGTGACCATTGGCGCCGAGCAATTTGGCACCAACCTGCGGGCTACGGCCGCCACCACCGTGCCCAACATGGTGCGGGGTACGGTGGTACTCATGACCACGCTGTACGGCTCGTTCAAAACTTCATTTGCCGTTACCGATGCCGGGGCCCTGGTGGGTCTCATCTGTTTTATCATCGGTTTTTACTCCATCCTGACTATCCCCGAAACCCACGGCCGCGACATGGATTTTCTGGAAGAGTAG
- a CDS encoding FAD-dependent oxidoreductase, producing the protein MKQLVFILVFSLLHLSFETAPTATRQADVIIYGGTCAAVTAAVQVKKMGKSVIVVSPDKHLGGLSAGGLGFTDTGNKSVIGGLSREFYQRLYQHYQKPESWTWQKQSEYGNKGQGTPAMDGNNRTMWIFEPHAAEQVFEDFIKENNITVYRDEWLDRSKKGVSMKNGEIQSFKTLSGNTYQGKMFIDVTYEGDLMAAAGVSYHVGREANSVYGEQWNGVQAGVFQHGHYFKKPVSPYKVPGDPKSGLLPEISSEPIAPNGTGDNKIQAYCFRLCMSNDPNNRVPFPKPEGYDPARYELLLRVFDTGWRETFEKYDPIPNHKTDTNNHGPFSTDYIGKNYDYPDASYERRREIIKDHEKYQKGLLYFMQNDPRMPADVKQDMQQWGLAKDEFKDNGNWPHQIYVREARRMLGEDVMTEQHTLGTKPVSNPIGMGSYSLDAHNAQRYVKDDGYVQNEGDIGVHPKQPYSISYGSILPKAAECKNLLVPVAMSSSHIAFGSIRMEPVFMILGQSAAAAAVLSIEKKVIPQKLDYAELKKELLKAGQKLELN; encoded by the coding sequence ATGAAACAGTTGGTTTTTATACTAGTATTTTCACTTCTTCATTTATCTTTTGAAACCGCCCCCACCGCTACGCGGCAGGCCGATGTCATCATCTACGGGGGTACCTGCGCCGCCGTCACCGCTGCCGTGCAGGTGAAGAAAATGGGCAAGTCGGTTATCGTCGTTTCACCCGACAAGCACCTGGGCGGGTTGTCGGCGGGTGGGCTGGGCTTTACCGATACTGGCAACAAATCCGTCATTGGCGGACTATCCAGAGAGTTCTACCAGCGCCTCTATCAACACTACCAGAAGCCCGAAAGCTGGACATGGCAGAAACAATCGGAGTACGGCAACAAAGGCCAGGGTACCCCCGCCATGGATGGCAACAACCGCACCATGTGGATTTTTGAACCCCACGCCGCCGAGCAGGTTTTTGAGGACTTTATCAAGGAAAACAACATCACCGTCTACCGCGACGAATGGCTGGACCGCTCTAAGAAGGGCGTATCCATGAAAAACGGCGAGATTCAATCTTTCAAAACGCTGAGCGGCAATACCTACCAGGGCAAAATGTTCATCGACGTCACCTACGAAGGTGACCTGATGGCCGCCGCGGGCGTGAGCTACCACGTGGGCCGCGAGGCCAACAGCGTGTACGGCGAGCAGTGGAATGGCGTGCAGGCGGGCGTGTTTCAGCACGGCCACTACTTCAAAAAACCCGTGAGCCCCTACAAGGTACCCGGCGATCCCAAAAGCGGCTTGTTGCCCGAAATTTCCTCCGAGCCCATTGCTCCCAACGGTACCGGCGATAATAAGATCCAGGCCTACTGCTTCCGGCTGTGTATGAGCAACGACCCCAACAACCGCGTACCTTTCCCCAAACCCGAAGGCTACGACCCGGCCCGGTACGAGTTGCTGCTACGGGTGTTCGATACCGGCTGGCGCGAAACCTTTGAGAAGTACGACCCCATTCCCAACCACAAAACCGACACCAACAACCACGGACCATTCAGTACCGACTACATCGGCAAAAACTACGACTACCCCGACGCCAGCTACGAACGCCGCCGGGAGATCATTAAGGATCATGAAAAGTACCAGAAAGGGCTGCTGTACTTTATGCAGAACGACCCACGCATGCCCGCAGACGTGAAGCAGGACATGCAACAGTGGGGCCTAGCCAAGGACGAATTCAAAGACAACGGCAACTGGCCACACCAGATTTATGTGCGCGAAGCCCGCCGCATGCTGGGTGAGGACGTAATGACCGAGCAGCATACCCTGGGAACCAAGCCCGTGTCCAACCCCATCGGGATGGGTTCTTACTCACTGGACGCCCACAACGCGCAACGATACGTCAAGGACGACGGCTACGTGCAGAACGAAGGCGACATCGGCGTACATCCCAAACAGCCCTACTCCATTTCCTACGGTTCCATCCTGCCCAAGGCGGCCGAGTGCAAAAATCTGCTGGTACCCGTAGCCATGTCGAGCTCACACATTGCTTTTGGTTCTATTCGCATGGAGCCCGTATTCATGATTCTCGGTCAGTCGGCGGCGGCGGCGGCGGTACTGTCCATCGAAAAAAAGGTTATTCCGCAAAAACTGGATTATGCCGAATTAAAGAAGGAACTACTCAAAGCAGGGCAAAAATTAGAGTTAAATTAA
- a CDS encoding RagB/SusD family nutrient uptake outer membrane protein → MKTIKIFLTLIIGMATLSCNDYLERYPLDSPAAETFLRTEAELDLAVTGVYNTLWFKPIDNGPFALSLDYASDIGWDRNGSALQELGKGIATPDNSFTKSFWDTFYRGIGRANYILSRAEPLAEIVPAEKYKRQMAEIRFLRAYYYSYLNELFGGVPLLTQPTLLSESQVPRNSKAEVTDFIISELQAIKQDLPAQPGAANKGRVSKGAALALLSRVALYNQKWETAAQAAEELMDSKTYQLHPNYGELFMYAGQNSPEIILAAQFLKGTSVHSTARQFYSRIALGHSNKIPVEALVDSYEMTDGLQIDDSPQFNPAKPFTDRDPRLGYTVVLPQSTFIGYVFETHPDSLTTLNVATGKRVQNTEATHAYASFSGYLWRKYADPGDKDDRDNSELDIILFRYAEALLNYAEAKIEMNQIDQSVYDAINAVRTRPSVNMPAIAPGKTQTELRYIVRRERKYELAGEGLRLFDIRRWNIAEKAMKGKLLGRVQNAFLSNAPDIDENGTPSYDNVANADKMRVIEIRLFDRNRDLLWPIPRIELETNTALEQNPNY, encoded by the coding sequence ATGAAAACCATCAAGATATTCCTTACCCTCATCATCGGCATGGCTACCCTGTCGTGCAATGACTACCTCGAACGCTATCCGCTCGACAGCCCCGCCGCCGAAACTTTTCTGCGCACCGAGGCCGAGCTCGATCTGGCCGTGACGGGCGTGTACAATACACTCTGGTTCAAACCTATTGACAATGGCCCATTTGCCCTTTCGCTGGACTACGCCTCCGACATTGGCTGGGACCGGAACGGCTCAGCCCTGCAGGAACTGGGCAAAGGCATTGCTACCCCCGACAACAGTTTTACTAAATCCTTCTGGGATACCTTCTACCGGGGCATTGGCCGCGCCAACTACATCCTTTCCCGGGCCGAACCTTTGGCCGAAATCGTACCTGCCGAAAAATACAAGCGTCAAATGGCTGAAATACGTTTCCTGCGCGCCTACTATTATTCCTACCTCAATGAACTCTTCGGAGGGGTACCTCTTCTGACCCAACCTACCCTACTCTCGGAATCGCAGGTACCCCGTAATTCCAAGGCCGAAGTGACAGACTTCATTATTTCGGAGTTGCAGGCAATCAAACAGGACCTGCCCGCCCAGCCCGGCGCGGCCAATAAGGGACGGGTATCCAAAGGCGCGGCGCTGGCCCTGTTGTCGCGGGTGGCGCTTTACAACCAGAAATGGGAAACGGCTGCCCAGGCAGCCGAAGAACTCATGGACTCCAAGACCTACCAGTTGCATCCCAACTATGGTGAGCTGTTCATGTATGCCGGACAGAACTCCCCCGAGATAATCCTGGCGGCGCAATTTCTGAAAGGTACCAGTGTCCACAGCACAGCCCGGCAGTTTTATTCACGGATCGCCTTAGGGCACTCCAACAAAATACCGGTGGAGGCGTTGGTCGACTCCTATGAAATGACCGACGGTCTACAGATTGACGATTCTCCCCAATTCAACCCGGCCAAGCCCTTCACCGACCGTGACCCACGCCTGGGTTATACGGTGGTGTTACCCCAATCCACGTTCATCGGCTATGTCTTCGAAACGCATCCCGACAGCCTCACCACCCTCAATGTAGCCACCGGCAAGCGCGTGCAGAATACCGAAGCTACCCACGCCTATGCCAGTTTCTCGGGGTACCTTTGGCGCAAATACGCCGATCCCGGCGATAAGGACGACCGGGACAACAGCGAACTGGACATCATCCTGTTCCGCTACGCCGAGGCGCTGCTCAACTACGCCGAGGCTAAGATCGAAATGAATCAGATCGACCAATCGGTTTATGACGCCATCAACGCCGTCAGGACCCGCCCCAGTGTCAATATGCCTGCCATCGCGCCCGGCAAAACCCAGACTGAGCTACGGTACATTGTGAGGCGGGAGCGCAAATACGAACTGGCCGGCGAAGGACTCCGCCTGTTCGATATCCGCCGGTGGAATATTGCCGAAAAAGCCATGAAAGGCAAACTGCTCGGCCGGGTGCAGAATGCTTTCCTGAGCAATGCGCCCGACATCGACGAGAACGGAACCCCTAGTTACGACAATGTGGCCAATGCCGATAAAATGCGGGTTATCGAAATCCGCTTGTTCGACCGCAACCGCGATCTGCTATGGCCGATCCCGCGCATTGAGCTGGAAACCAATACGGCACTGGAACAGAATCCCAATTACTAG
- a CDS encoding TonB-dependent receptor — MKKPVPIPKNLWKVMKITFSQLLLLTLCCSLSWAHSLRAQEVLNRPISIRGEQLELKEVLNQIEQEARVKFVYSTKIQSAQRVSLNVTNRKLSAVLDEVLKPIDVEYEVIENRILLRKSKPERAEPTGFIPREVNLPVDRTITGIVTDESGGALPGVSVVLKGTQRGTTTDGEGRFQLAVPEIGSPVLVFSFVGYLSQEVAVGNRSTIDLALAPEDKLLNEVVVVGYGTQKKVNLTGSVASISSEELVKRPVGQTTSALQGMVPGLTVTQRSGQPGRDGGNIRIRGIGTLSDANPLVIMDGIESSLNNIDPNEIESISVLKDAASAAIYGSRAANGVILITTKRANDKGFSLNYNTYVGTQTPTDMPTIVNAMDHMVMINEAYTNVGRTPLYSQTYLDEYRTQAASNPDRYPDTDWQKLTLKKSSPMQSHYVGLNAGNDRIKVLGSFSYFNQDGIIPNTNFKRYNVRLNSDIKLNDKFSASMDMFLRRTDLTEPSSGTGYVFHWMRRIPANQAGILSTGQYGEGWNGDHPLARAQDGGLNNESAISAIMNLNVRYKPTDWLTASVIYAPKFNEPHTKSFSNITQTYRWDGSPSYAIPGRNSLSERFTRTWYNNLRATLTLDKTIATDHQLTVLAGFQREDERDNWISAYREVFILPDYQEINSGNRENERTGGSASHWALQSLFGRINYNYKEKYLFEANARYDGSSRFATGNKYAIFPSVSAGWRIGQESFMTNLSHVVTDLKIRASWGRLGNQNIGLYPFSAFIGIGSSNYVFGDQVTTGASLNAMANPEIQWETTTLSDIGLDLNLWSKFTVTADYYQRKTTGILLQLDIPTMLGLTAPYQNAGVVENKGWELALNYRDRVGDFTYGVTFNLSDVKNKVLDMKGIQRSGRQVSREGHPIDSFFGYEAIGLFQSADEVANSPKQFGNVAPGDIKYRDVNGDGVINTQDQVILGSPIPRYTYSTNLDLGYKGFDLSVFFQGVGKADGFLFGQGIMPFYLGGTVQEQHKDRWTPDNTDAAFPRFAFNEINNEQNSDFWMKSASYLRLKNVQLSYTVPGSFLKKYIQRARIYVSGQNLFTIDKFWQGYDVEAPVSDGGWYPQMKVYSLGLDLKF; from the coding sequence ATGAAAAAACCGGTACCCATTCCCAAAAATTTGTGGAAGGTTATGAAAATCACGTTTTCACAATTGCTCTTACTGACCCTCTGCTGCAGCCTTTCCTGGGCCCACAGCCTCCGGGCTCAGGAGGTACTCAACCGACCCATTTCTATCCGGGGGGAGCAATTGGAATTGAAAGAAGTATTGAACCAAATCGAACAGGAGGCCCGCGTAAAATTCGTGTACAGCACCAAAATCCAGTCGGCCCAGCGGGTATCGCTGAACGTCACCAACCGAAAACTCTCGGCGGTACTGGACGAGGTTCTGAAACCCATTGATGTCGAATATGAAGTAATTGAAAACCGGATTCTACTCCGGAAAAGCAAGCCGGAACGGGCTGAGCCTACCGGCTTCATCCCGAGGGAAGTGAACCTGCCCGTGGATCGCACCATCACGGGTATCGTCACGGACGAGAGCGGCGGCGCTTTGCCCGGCGTGAGCGTGGTGCTGAAAGGTACCCAACGGGGTACCACTACCGATGGTGAGGGGCGTTTTCAGCTGGCCGTTCCCGAAATAGGCTCACCCGTGCTGGTGTTCAGTTTTGTGGGGTACCTTAGTCAGGAAGTGGCGGTGGGTAACCGCTCCACGATTGACCTGGCCCTCGCCCCGGAGGACAAACTGCTCAACGAGGTGGTAGTGGTAGGCTATGGTACCCAGAAAAAGGTCAATTTGACAGGTTCGGTCGCCTCCATTTCCTCAGAAGAATTGGTAAAGCGGCCCGTGGGCCAGACCACCTCCGCTCTTCAGGGCATGGTACCCGGCCTGACCGTAACCCAGCGCTCGGGCCAGCCCGGCCGCGATGGCGGCAATATCCGGATCAGGGGGATAGGTACCCTCAGCGATGCCAACCCACTGGTAATCATGGATGGGATCGAATCGAGCCTCAATAACATTGACCCCAACGAGATTGAAAGCATCTCGGTGCTGAAAGATGCCGCCTCGGCGGCTATCTACGGTTCACGGGCGGCCAATGGCGTGATCCTGATCACTACTAAACGCGCCAACGACAAAGGGTTCAGTCTCAATTATAACACCTACGTAGGTACCCAAACCCCCACCGACATGCCCACCATTGTGAATGCAATGGATCATATGGTGATGATCAATGAGGCGTACACCAACGTGGGACGTACGCCGCTGTACAGCCAGACCTACCTGGACGAGTACCGCACCCAGGCCGCCTCCAACCCCGACCGCTATCCCGATACCGACTGGCAGAAGCTTACGCTGAAAAAAAGCAGCCCCATGCAAAGCCATTATGTGGGCCTCAACGCCGGCAACGATCGCATCAAGGTGTTAGGATCTTTCAGCTATTTCAATCAGGACGGGATTATCCCCAATACCAACTTCAAGCGGTATAACGTACGGCTCAACTCCGACATCAAGCTAAATGATAAATTCAGCGCTTCCATGGATATGTTCCTGCGGAGGACTGATCTGACTGAACCCTCTTCCGGGACGGGCTACGTTTTTCACTGGATGCGGCGGATTCCGGCCAATCAGGCCGGGATACTTTCCACCGGCCAGTATGGCGAAGGCTGGAATGGAGATCATCCCCTGGCCAGAGCGCAGGATGGAGGCCTCAACAACGAGTCGGCCATCAGTGCTATCATGAACCTCAATGTACGCTACAAGCCCACGGACTGGCTGACGGCCAGTGTGATCTACGCGCCTAAGTTCAACGAGCCCCATACCAAGTCGTTTTCCAACATCACCCAGACCTACCGCTGGGACGGTAGTCCCAGCTACGCCATTCCGGGCCGGAACTCGCTGAGCGAGCGTTTTACCCGTACCTGGTACAACAACCTCCGTGCCACCCTCACCCTGGACAAAACCATTGCCACCGATCACCAACTGACGGTGCTGGCTGGTTTTCAGCGGGAAGATGAACGTGACAACTGGATATCGGCCTACCGGGAGGTTTTCATTCTCCCTGATTATCAGGAGATCAACTCCGGAAATCGTGAAAACGAACGTACTGGTGGATCGGCGTCGCACTGGGCGCTACAGTCCTTGTTCGGCCGGATCAACTACAACTATAAGGAAAAGTACCTCTTCGAGGCCAACGCCCGCTACGACGGTTCCTCCCGCTTCGCGACTGGCAACAAGTACGCAATTTTTCCTTCGGTGTCGGCGGGCTGGCGGATCGGACAGGAGTCTTTCATGACGAATCTGTCCCACGTTGTGACCGACCTCAAAATCCGGGCTTCGTGGGGACGCCTGGGCAATCAGAATATCGGCCTGTACCCCTTTTCGGCTTTCATCGGCATTGGCAGCAGCAATTATGTCTTCGGTGATCAGGTAACGACGGGCGCCTCGCTGAATGCCATGGCCAACCCCGAAATCCAATGGGAAACCACTACGCTTTCCGACATTGGGCTGGACCTGAACCTGTGGTCGAAGTTTACGGTTACGGCCGATTACTACCAGCGCAAAACCACCGGTATCCTGCTTCAGCTCGACATTCCCACCATGTTGGGTCTCACGGCCCCCTATCAGAATGCCGGGGTGGTGGAAAATAAAGGGTGGGAACTAGCCCTGAACTACCGCGACCGCGTCGGAGATTTCACCTACGGAGTGACCTTCAACCTGTCGGATGTGAAGAACAAAGTACTGGATATGAAGGGGATTCAGCGCAGTGGACGGCAGGTAAGCCGCGAAGGACACCCGATTGATTCTTTCTTTGGCTACGAAGCCATCGGCCTGTTCCAGAGTGCCGACGAGGTTGCCAACAGCCCCAAACAGTTTGGCAACGTGGCCCCCGGCGATATTAAATACCGCGACGTAAACGGCGACGGTGTAATCAATACGCAGGACCAGGTAATCCTGGGCAGCCCCATTCCCCGCTATACGTACAGTACTAATCTGGACCTGGGCTACAAAGGCTTCGATTTGTCGGTGTTCTTTCAGGGTGTGGGCAAGGCCGACGGCTTTCTGTTCGGGCAGGGCATCATGCCCTTCTACCTGGGAGGTACCGTGCAGGAGCAGCATAAGGATCGCTGGACCCCCGATAATACCGATGCCGCCTTCCCCCGCTTTGCCTTCAACGAAATCAACAATGAGCAGAACTCCGATTTCTGGATGAAGAGCGCCTCCTACCTCCGGCTGAAAAACGTTCAGCTCAGCTATACGGTACCCGGTTCATTTTTAAAAAAATACATCCAGCGGGCCCGCATTTATGTCAGCGGACAAAATCTGTTCACCATCGATAAATTCTGGCAGGGCTACGACGTAGAGGCTCCCGTTAGCGACGGGGGCTGGTACCCGCAAATGAAAGTATACTCCCTGGGCCTGGATCTGAAATTCTAA
- a CDS encoding FecR family protein, which produces MTQQEFNQLLKRYLEGKTTEQEDRLLAEWYETPANQVELSLSEAQKVGIEKRMWRSLQTRIRPAGGRRTIQLAWLSGIAACLVLGFAWLYSQSDTEPEPRVATLVREQTGIEVKNTNPSEQEVTLPDGTTVLLAQNSSLVYEKTFNQARREVYLTGEAFFNVKRNVAKPFVVHTGELDTEVLGTSFRIRQNEKGKTTEVSVRTGKVSVYARGKNQQRERNGVIITPNQRAVYDASTHTITPGIVEKPVAVQSGEKKTALVFREASFEKVLAELTRLYGIEFVISNPTVKDCRITADLNGLSMFTQLELVCKSVDATYEKRGTVVFINGDGCP; this is translated from the coding sequence ATGACACAACAGGAATTCAACCAACTTCTCAAACGCTACCTCGAAGGGAAAACCACCGAGCAGGAGGATCGCCTCTTGGCGGAATGGTATGAAACCCCCGCCAACCAGGTGGAGTTGTCCCTGAGCGAGGCGCAGAAGGTAGGGATCGAGAAGCGTATGTGGCGCAGCCTCCAAACCCGGATCCGACCGGCTGGTGGACGCCGGACAATCCAACTGGCGTGGTTGTCGGGTATTGCGGCCTGCCTGGTGCTGGGTTTTGCCTGGCTGTACAGCCAATCCGACACCGAGCCAGAACCGCGGGTAGCTACCTTAGTGCGGGAACAAACCGGCATTGAGGTAAAAAACACTAATCCCTCTGAGCAGGAGGTAACGCTACCCGATGGTACCACCGTACTCCTGGCTCAGAACAGCAGCCTGGTGTACGAAAAAACCTTCAACCAGGCGCGCCGGGAAGTGTACCTTACGGGAGAAGCCTTTTTTAACGTAAAGCGCAACGTGGCCAAGCCCTTTGTGGTGCATACCGGCGAGTTGGATACGGAGGTACTCGGGACAAGTTTCCGGATCAGGCAAAATGAAAAAGGTAAAACCACGGAGGTATCGGTCCGTACGGGAAAAGTATCGGTATACGCCCGGGGTAAAAATCAGCAACGTGAGCGCAACGGGGTCATTATCACCCCCAACCAACGGGCCGTGTACGACGCCAGCACCCATACCATCACACCGGGTATTGTAGAAAAACCGGTGGCGGTTCAGTCCGGAGAAAAGAAAACGGCATTGGTCTTTCGGGAGGCTTCTTTTGAAAAAGTGCTGGCCGAACTTACCCGGCTGTACGGAATTGAATTCGTGATTTCGAACCCTACGGTTAAAGACTGCCGCATCACGGCCGACCTGAATGGTCTGTCGATGTTCACCCAGCTCGAGTTGGTTTGTAAATCCGTGGATGCCACCTACGAAAAAAGGGGTACCGTGGTGTTTATCAACGGCGACGGCTGTCCATAA
- a CDS encoding RNA polymerase sigma factor, with product MTLKQLDDERLVLFLREGKMTAFEEIYRRYWYKLYSIAYHQTGIREEAEELVQEVFLKLWSRRSEVQIRHLGMYLTIAVRNQVYDYIKSQISYRKYQEYLIFQELHQHFDTDEIVNYTDLTEAVEKVLSRLPEKSAEVFKRSRFENQSVREIAQVLNLSEKAVEYHITKSLRFLKDNLKEYHTDN from the coding sequence ATGACCTTGAAACAACTCGACGACGAACGGTTGGTACTTTTTCTTAGGGAAGGCAAAATGACGGCCTTCGAGGAAATCTACCGGCGTTACTGGTACAAGTTGTACAGCATCGCCTACCACCAGACCGGCATCCGCGAAGAAGCTGAGGAACTGGTGCAGGAGGTTTTCCTGAAACTATGGAGCCGCCGTTCGGAGGTACAGATACGGCACCTGGGCATGTACCTGACCATTGCGGTCAGAAACCAGGTCTATGATTACATCAAATCCCAAATCAGCTACCGCAAGTATCAGGAGTACCTCATTTTTCAGGAACTTCACCAGCACTTCGACACCGACGAAATAGTCAACTATACCGATTTGACCGAGGCCGTGGAGAAGGTGCTCAGCCGCTTACCCGAAAAAAGTGCGGAGGTATTCAAGCGCAGCCGCTTCGAAAACCAATCGGTGCGAGAAATCGCTCAGGTGCTCAATCTGAGCGAGAAAGCCGTGGAGTACCACATCACCAAGTCGTTGAGATTCCTCAAAGACAACCTGAAAGAATATCATACCGACAATTAG